AATTGGTCATTTTAAAGAAGCAATAAACAAATCAAATGTATATTATAGGAAGGAAAATTAAGACAAAGTATTGTTGAAAAAGTGCAACTACATACTCTCTATCAGTATGTTTTGTTTAGaaagtgagagaaaaaaaatcatccattcctaaaaatttcaatgcatgggAAAATTGTCATTCTGTCAAGTGGGAGCCACCTTTTTGGTATGGCTGAGTGTAAACTTTGATCAAGAATTTGGGAGATAGCTGTAACAAAACCTTGTCCATAAAGTTCTTAGACATTACCATTCTTTTGGAACTCTCTTggtcttttattttcataaattatgtgtATCTACTTACTAACCCTCTCAAAAGATTATTCCTTGCATCTGCTTGAATGCATTATGAATTATTAAGTAATACCTATCAACAACCAGAACATTTTGTATGTTTCTCTaaaattcttcttcaaattatatttcattcgcttttttcaaataactaaaaCTAATTTAGACAGCTTTTTATGTTCCAGATACATATATTGCTGAGATAGATGAATTCTGAGTTGAGAGttcagttaaataaaaaaaatgatttaatttctaGTGCATTTCACTGGCAGAAATTAAGCGGTAAATTACCCTAATTTGTCTGCTCAGCTTATACTGGTGTGTAAAGATAGTAGACTAATATATTTCCCATGATGCTGTTGATAGTGCATATCATGTGCAACCATTCAGGAAATGAATTATCGTTTCAAATATAtctcatttataatttttgaattgtGAGTCATTTACTGTTTCAGAAGGATATtagcaaaattcaaaataaatatgtatagaCATTTACAAGAATGTTTCTAGAttgccaaaaataattcattgttgGTGGAGAATGTACCTGTATGCTGCTGTGGTTGGAACTGTAATGTTGAGTGCAGCTGAACATCCATCTATATTTGTTGGTAGTGTGTCATACACATGGTACCCAGATTCTATAGAAATTTGTCCTCCGGCAGTCATCCATCCAACTATGCTTACTCCTGATAAAAGGCCAACAGCAGCACCCTGTTAATAGAATGGTATTTTACTCATTGCATACATAGGCTGGGcgatttacttaattttattgagaATGCTCCCGTATTTATGCATATGACAAAATGATATTGTTTGCATAAAGTGTAATATATTTAGGAAACTATTACGTAAAATGTAAGCTGAAAACCTAAGCATGAGCTACAATTTTTCATGAGAAAGGTGTGACAGAATGTAACTTTATTGAATTCGATCCCAATTATAGAACTTTAGGTGAAAGGAAATATCAGTTTTTATTGAGAGGCTGTGACTGATACTTACTACGGAATTAGCTGCAGGGACAAACATTCCAAGGATGAAGACTCCCAAAAGAGAACCAGTGAAGAAACTTGAGAGTGAAATGGCCACCtgaaataaattggctttatGATTATAGTGGAGTGATAAATATCTGGAAGCAAATCTCCATGCTTGATGAAGTAAAAATTGTCTTTTAGAATTCTTAAGCTCATAATTATGTATATTGCTATCCTAAGGAAACCATTGCCATGGGTCATTACTGGAAGCGTGTATGTTAGATATATGATATGGGCTACTTTACTATTCAAGAGAAACCAAAGACTTTGTGATATTGGATGAACATTggattaaaatttcttaatttactgTTCCAAATGTGAGATAGTCTTTTTTAATGGTTGATGATTTTAATATTCACTGCTTTTATTTACCTCTCATAAAATTGAGTGAAATTCAGTCACCATGGTAGAGAGCTAAACTGCATATATGTATTCTTATTTTGCACATAGACTTCCATTGCTGCAATGAACCAcggaaacatttaattttatcatgtttcatttttaagaaaaaaatattttccctcatgTTGAGTTCATTCTTCATTGAAGAAATTCATTATTCTACATTTAACCTCTTAGATTCCTGCACAAAATATACATAGGTTTTTTTGTATCAGTCAGCATAAGTTTGAAAACTTACTGGGACTAGTCCACCCATATATGGCACCAAAAACACAACAGCATATGACAAAAGACCGAATCCTAAAGCCAGGGCCTTGACTGTTATGGCAGATGCCCTCTCAGACAAGCGGAAGTTGAGCAGTGCTGATTTTGGTACACCTCCAGCTTGAGATCCTTTTGACAGATTGGCTTCGGCAGATCCTCCAGTCAACTCAGAAAACCAAATGGCTGCCAATGAGTTCACTCCAGTTGATACAGTGCTGGAAGGACAAaaccattttaattttacttttatgaaattattttgaaatctttttCAATAGGTAAATGATTCTAATggctttcaataatttatttttcagaattaatttttaatgaattggtATCCATTGTAAATAGGAATcaagaaattttagttttaactGGTGTAATAAATCCATCTTGAAGCTCTTTTTATCTGCATGACTTGTCTTGTTGGCAATGAGGTCCATAAGGTTAGCCACTCACAATGAAATTTAGGGCTTTATGGGGTTGCTGTACTAATTATATAGATGCCTTTAAGATTTTAAAgccaatgaaaggaaaaataaacaaacctTAGGCCAGCACTGAAGATTCCAGATACGAAAAGCCCTGGGATTCCAGGGAAATCACCTAAGGAATCCATCACGAAAAGTGGAAATAGCTGGTCTGGTTTTTCAATGGCCTATATGCATGGGAAAAACATAGGAATCAgatacatatttcaataaaagcgtgaaaaattaatttaaataacgtAGGTTCCATAGCGTATACAATCGGAGTAATTATTTGAGCACAAAATTTTGAGGTTGGTAGTTAACAAGTCAATACAATCCAGAAGTTTTCTAGCTGTAATGCGCAAAGAGAATTCTGAGACGTGTAAGACAAATGTGCATAGTATAGATTAACCGCCtcaacaaaaaaaacattcatagacaattgaaaaatgtgaattgctttttgttatgttttgaaaaaattcgtTTCCACTCAGCCTATTCATAGatttattacataaataatttcTTACCTTTGTGAGAAGTGGATCACAATCATAGTAAGCAGCATATATGAGCATTCCAGCATAGACAGTCAGTAATGAAACTAAGGTCCATCCTGCAGCATTAATCCATAGCATCCTAtgtgaaaaattgttgaaataatcATTAGTCAGCATACTCAATGCCTCTTGGATTGTATCATCTTTAATTTTTAAGGGATGTTGAATTATGCAAGCATTAGAAAATCATACTTTTAATGGATCAAGTACTCACGTTCTGGCTTGTGCTACTGTGGCAACAGAGAGGTATCTTTGGACTTGAAGTTGATTCGCTCCATAAGTTCCTATGTGAAGACAGCCAACACCCAACACTACAGACCAAATGGTGTACCTGTCTGTTGGGTCCGGGTTCCAGCTGTAATGAGGAGGAAAATTATCATTTAGTGATTTGAATTATGTTGGAGTAACTCTGTGAAATTAAGAGTATGGATAAATCAAAGCCACAATataattatgtatcattatttaaTTAGCAGAGTTGGGGAGAAATTGAGTATAAGTAGTAGCTGGTAGCTATGGCAGTAAACCGGTAGCAATTGCatttcaggtatttttttaactagtaatcaatgtatttgaaaaaatctAACTTATACTGGTAATCTACTCGATGCTTTCTGAAAGTAATTGTTACTTTCCCATACTGACTGTTGTATGCCAAGAACGTTGTCTGAATTGACATATGTCTCTGCCAGTGACTCTGCTGACCAAAGGCCAGAAGTGTTAAACATGtatttaaaggaaatattcaatcaGTCCTCTAATTCAAGTATTGATTGTAATTAACATATCAATTATATAAAATATCTATCTATATAAAAATGGGTTTACATTTTCATATCATGCCTTTGTTGGTCATTCAAGTGTCAATTCTACCCTTTCATATTCAAGCTAACCCTTGAGTATAATCATTCAGTGAGTTATTTGAAGGTATAGATATACGACATGATGTATGCATTTCACTACTTAGTATTTTTCAGAAGCATAAATTTTACtagaatgtaataattttttcctaaaatcgAGTACATAgtacattgagcttaaaaattagTGGTAAAACTTGACCTTTATGGTTAGCCTATGGATAGATGATACTTCAATGTCCAGATTTATCActgagatttttatttatttattgaagaaataaaCTAATTATTGCCATGTGATTGGGATTTGATATAACTTACTTGAAAAAGATATTTCTCCCAGATGCTTCGTTACGCTCCCATACTGTGGCAATGCCACCAAGATCGATTGTGCCTTTCACTAGGACTGCTATCATGGATCCATACAAAATGGCAACTTGGAAGGTATCTGTCCAAACTACTGCTTTCATGCCACCCTATTGTAAATTAAATCACTCGAATTAGAATTGTAATGTATTAAACGTATAAATGTttagaataaaacaaaaacaaaattttgtgaaCAAAAAATGAACTTACAAGGGTGGTATAGAAAATGCAGACTACATACATCACAGTGACTACTACTTCAGTGCTAATGCCAGTAACtgtaaagtaaatataaaacatGAACAAATTCTATCACAAGCCTAAAATTAGCATGCAttagaagcaaaataaaaatttgatgttaAGATATCATTCTTCACTACTCATACAAAATAGCATtctatcagaaaatatttttaaatgcatgctaCTAGTGGGTACTCATACTAAGAACAAGATTGagttatgaataatttattcaccaTGTAACTCCTTTTTCAATCTTGATCATTTGGTGAAAGAGCTCAAACATTGTTTCTTATTAGTTTATTATACCACAGACCTACATTGGCGTTTAAAGGGAAAATTTATGAACTACACATAAGTGTTTACTTATATTGGTAcccatttaaaatttcactggaattaatttcttttggaacattagaaaaaattgataatcTTAGACTGGTTTgttctgaaaatattattttagaaaattatatttccagaaTTTTACACCCAATGGGATGAAGCAGAATACCttctatcaattttaattattctgtGTTTCTATAGTGTTTAGCGCATAATTTCAATACAattcataatttcaattaaatttatatttcgaATATTAATAAACAGCAATTATTAGACTTCAGGGAAATTTTCTCATTGATATGTTGAAAAGCTTTTTGAATGGATGAAGTGGGTACAATGGTATTGAATAgatgagtaattttattttataagggcCTGCATTCATaggaattatttatatttttcagttttttttgtgacatcattaaaatattcttaccTTGATGTAATGCCAGTGCTGGGGCGTAAAGGACAAGGGCAAGATATAGCACCTGAAACAATAATgtaattcatcaaattttaaaattaaatctggGAAGTATGTAATTAATTACCTAtcatattgattgaaatattttatatagatTTGATAGAATATATGTactataaaaatatctttttaagcAGTCACTTATTTCTATTTTGGGGAAAAGCAACTAGAATTTGAttaaatggcaaaataaaaaaaaatcctaaacatAATATTAGGAATCATGTATGCACAGCTTACGTGCTTGAAGATTTACTAACCATTTGAAATGAGAACAGTAGTGAAGCCATCAGCTGCACCCATCGGTTGAATCGTAGaccaaaatactgaaaataaaatttagcttTTATTGACAATGCccctcaaaaaataaatttcgtctGCGTTGTGAATAATGAAGAGAGTGATGGATTAGAGAAAATAGGCATTTAGAGTGATTGATATTGCAATTGCTACTCACCTCATAGGCAGATGTTACTTTCAGTTTATGGAAAAGGGGTACAAAAACGTAGCCAGCTATGGGTACGACGAAAAAGGCAGCCAGTCCAAACATCCACATTTGAGTTCCAAACATATACACCTCAGCTGGTTGACCCATGAGAGTAATTGAAGACAGGAAACTGTGAAAAGATGAATGAGAGTAATTTCAACATCATTTGTTTTATAAGGAATTTCTATCTCCTATATTCTCTTTTAATTTAGATTAGGTGTGGACTTAAACTGTGAGAAATAATTGACCAAGACAAATATAACTAGCTTTTCATTGATGGAGCAAGAAATCATTTCAACTGCTAaaattattctttgtttttaCGAAATTTAAACTCTACAAATGgcaatgatttcaggcttaacatATCGTCTTGAAAATGTCAGATAATTAAGTTAATTAATCTTTTATGAGTTAGGGTTCAAGAAATGAGTATATAAAATGTCACTTTTGAATTTATAAGaaattgcttttatattttactgcttttaattattaacaataaagattttatgtattttagaCTATTCAGCTAGGATCAAGTAGCTAAGGATATCTATTTCCCTGTGCAGCCATCTAGAAAATCCCTTAGtgagtaataataaattaagaattcaCAAATGTAATGCTGAAAATGTTTCATGCTAACTGCAGAGTTACATGCCTTTTAATCCTggaggaaaaatcaattttacttgTATTATTTTTAAGGGTATCACCACAAACAAGCATAGTGGCATTGTAGTGTGTCTGTCCCTGAAAATGCAACCCACCGTACAAATATGTGCAACATGTAGAATACGCTACAGGTTGCATAACTTGGTTTCCTCCATCACTTTCCTCTTGAGAGAAAATCACAGTATCCACTAAAGAAAATCAAAGACTTCAAAATTCAAAGTCTGCGCCCATGGTGACAGAAATGGTTCATGGAAATGCGATACGTGCAATGATATTTATCTGTTTTCCATGATTTCATTTCCGCGATGTACGTATAAGAAAGAGTTTAAATGAACGGAAATAAAACTTCAAAACATGAACGGCAAAACTAAACCGCGCTACTCGGCTGGActgattttcacaaaaataacttGTTGTCAGAAGACAGTAGTTTTGGTACCAGGAAAAAATCCTGATGTTTTCGCAAATGTTTTATTTAGATAGGAAGTTTGCCCTTTCACGAGTTTTGAGAATTTAGAAACTTAAAGAGAAATCGTAAAACATGTACTCACTTTCTTAGCATCCCCTATGAGAGATGTATTCTTCTCTTTTTCAACTTGACGTTCGTAATTAATTAAAGGGTGGACTACGTGGTAAATATTCCTGTCGAAACATTTTCCCATCAAGACTATTAATTTCATATACTAATATAACGCGGATTTACCTTCCTGAATTTCATCTTAAATTATAAAGGCTTAATTCAATCTCAGTCTTAATGGTGAATTACGTTGATTGCCGCAGTGTAATTACCGCTCGCCACATATGACGGATGTAGTAGGAAAGAAACACGATGATTGAAACGACCGAGTTGtacttattttgttttattaatcaCGATCCGTGGGGGGGATGTGTTTGAGACTTATCGGAATATTTCGATCTGTGCTCGAACGTTTGATTCTAAGTGTTTGGCAACGCGATTGGAATTTATCGTAATTGGAACCAACTACGAGGGCTCATCTattctttggatttaaaaatttcaaacacatGAAATTCGTATCGCGTTTCAACCACTCGGAATCAACCGCTCgtaatgaaaaccgatcggaGTAATGTCGATCAGTTTCCACCACATCCCTCGAACAATTTCAATATCTCTCATTGACCGAACCGAATGAAAATCAAACTCAACCTTTCTTCCGATGGAATTCATGTTCGTCCCACTGAATTCGGAAATATAAGGAATGAAAGAAGGAATCTGAAAAGCTGTTATGTTGTATGATTCTATTAGACGCGTTATCTGGACAAGAGAGCTTCAGGATAGATCTCGCTAGCGACGCGAAAGATACCAATGGGAAAGCAACCGACACCGGGTGCTCGCTCTAGCGACAATGAGCGCATCAATGCTTCCGCCTGGTCTTATAAAGTAGCGACAACCTTGAAGatcctttcattaaaaataaaaaggaaaggtgGAGGAACAAAGCAAGCGTTTCCCAATCGCTTTGTTCCAGGCATCgataggggaaaaataattcaCCCATGCGTTCCTGCACTGATTGACTTTCCGTCTTTTTCCATTTCTCCTTTCCCCCTTCACCTGCCTGTGGGGAGGGGGAGAACGGTAGCAAGGTCAACCTCGCACCCCTCGCCCACCAAGCGGCACCAGGCTCCTGAGGGCGTCGAAGTCGAAGTTTGGGGAGAGGGTAAGATGGCAGTGATGGTGGTGGAAACGTCAACTTTCCGGATGGGCGGAATTGCCCATTAACGATGCGATTGCGTAAGGCAGTGTGAATCCATAACGACGACGGTAGCGTAACAATTAATGACGCCTGTAGCGCAAATAAAAACCGCAGCAGCCAAATTAAAGGTAATTAATCCTATTTAAGGGAGCGTAAAATAACattctgaaaaaattattgtCGACGAAGAGATTTTATGTGAGTCCACACAAAGGGATTTTAGGAGAAAAACGGTAATTATTGAAGCGGAAAAAACCTGCAGAAGAAGAAGTTTTACTCGAATGAATAGATTTCATGCGATTCCAAACAAAGAGCTTTTAGGgtgaaaaatagtaattatttgaatttttagcaATTGCGGTTGCTGTCGGCGAGCCAAGAATCAGAAGTGGGCTTTATTAGTGTCATAGACTTATCCGCGGCCAGCAAGTTTTATTACCTGCCTTTTTGCTCGTAATAACCATCCACAGATAGAAAACACTCGCTGACGCCCAAGATAAGATTTATATTTCTCCAATAAACCTCTATCCTTGTAATAACCGCTCTCTCTAACTTATTAAAGTTTACATCGGTGAGATCCACGTAAATGGGTTATTTAAAGCTTGTGTTCAAGCCGCCAAGTGCTATTTCGTGATACCGATATAAAACGATCCAGTCCGTGAACGTTTGTGAGGTAAATGCTTTGGCTGAGTGATAAATAAATGGCAATTTCCCGTATTCGTGTTTTCAGCGTGTTGAAAAAAGGTGATACCCTCATTACTACGAGGCAACGAATATGTCACCAACGCCAAACGAAACTGCATAGTTTTTCATAAATGTCACCTTGACAAAGAAGTAACTGCACCTTGAGTGTCGTGACTTCGCTTGGGGGATTTATCCTTAACCCAATTCAAAAGTATTCAAACAAAAACTTAGCTTAGAGCAATGCGAAGGATATGGAGAAAAGCGGTTAACTTTTATAAGTTCAAGCGACCCAATAAATTTACTCTTGCATAACACTTGGATGAAAATAGCCATTTAATTCCCCATTTACGTATCCACTATTTCAGTCATTTAAAACTGCCGTATCAGctcaaattaatatgaatattacTTCTCTTTAGAAGATATCTTTCATTACAATGTGATTTAgggttaaaaatcataattttcttaatcGCTGGTTTGGATTCAAGCATTAAATTTTTCATCGGCTCGATGCGAAGATTTCTCGGTTATCCTTAGAATAATATGCCAAACTGGTAACCTTAGCGCTACCGTTTAACACCGGTTAAGGTTAATACAGGCCGCCACTTAAACTCAGGATATCTGAATTCAGTGATCGTTTGGAAACGAGATTTTTTGCCTTTGtcaatctgaaaaaaaaaatccatttgccAACTTTGACAAAAATAATATGCTTGAATCCACATGCTACATCTATGAAGGATAGAACCACAGAGTAATTATATACGTGCAAGAACACTCAAGGTAGCTGCGCACACACCTAAAGATGAGGCCAACATTGACAGTCTTCTTCGGTTTattttgggaaatggaaaaagttcgCAAGAAAGGTGGATTTGATTAAAATCCTGATTTCTTATTGAATATTACGtataatggaaacaaaatttcaaatgaaaataaaccaaTGTACACAAACGCTATCGCGGGAATCATCCAATTAGATCCAGCTAAAAAATCACGTGTTGTAGTATTTTGCCGTTTTAATCTTGGTCGCTTGCGTGGAAGCCGAAATCgcttattacattattttaatctGAGTGTAGGACCATTTAAAATGGCTTCTTTACCGTTAATATTAACGTTTCAAGATCTGTGTCAATTCTCATTCTAACTACGCCATTGAATTTAATTCAATCAACCGTATACTATTCTTCTGTATCCTGATTATCCCTTAAATAGAGATGCTTCTTGCATGCGAACACTTCTCTCACAAATTGCCGATGTCATTCGGTTCAATTGGCACCCAAGACGGTAGAATCTCAACAAGTTTCGCCAACGAGGAGCCGAAAAGCAAGTGGGAGGGGTGGGGTGATTCAGTGATGCGAGTCATCCAACTGCTCCAGCCGGTCTGCCTGATAATGATAGAAAGGTGAATCGGCCAGTAATCATTTCGCCAAATAACTGGGCCCGCGGAATGCAAAGGGAGACCGAGGCGCAGTTCCCGCCTGAGTCGTTCGAATGCCTCCTTTCTAGATAGCGTAAGAATCGGATAAAACTGGATAGCGAAGGATTGTTTAGTCACTTTCGCAAATAAGATCTGCAAGGGAGTTGCGGGAGAATGTTTGTTCGCCTGGCGAATAAGTAGACTGGGACGTTGGGTgaacagaattattttaatgtcaatagctctgagaggatcgctattaaatcttttattttaaaaaatggtagCGA
The DNA window shown above is from Ischnura elegans chromosome 4, ioIscEleg1.1, whole genome shotgun sequence and carries:
- the LOC124157779 gene encoding sodium-coupled monocarboxylate transporter 1-like isoform X2, which produces MASEMLSASAFHNGPNHHRHFGWQDYTVFGGMLVVCSMIGIYHGINWRQVLAKWFGGFSAAPAKGAPPGTDAVEKGSAGGGQSSGEFLTGNGNMSTVPVALSMLASFLSSITLMGQPAEVYMFGTQMWMFGLAAFFVVPIAGYVFVPLFHKLKVTSAYEYFGLRFNRWVQLMASLLFSFQMVLYLALVLYAPALALHQVTGISTEVVVTVMYVVCIFYTTLGGMKAVVWTDTFQVAILYGSMIAVLVKGTIDLGGIATVWERNEASGRNIFFNWNPDPTDRYTIWSVVLGVGCLHIGTYGANQLQVQRYLSVATVAQARTMLWINAAGWTLVSLLTVYAGMLIYAAYYDCDPLLTKAIEKPDQLFPLFVMDSLGDFPGIPGLFVSGIFSAGLSTVSTGVNSLAAIWFSELTGGSAEANLSKGSQAGGVPKSALLNFRLSERASAITVKALALGFGLLSYAVVFLVPYMGGLVPVAISLSSFFTGSLLGVFILGMFVPAANSVGAAVGLLSGVSIVGWMTAGGQISIESGYHVYDTLPTNIDGCSAALNITVPTTAAYSGDAFPLYRVSYLWHSFLSTSITFGVGVLVSIFYKCMESDERSAEDSIPEDIPQIVKPSAPQKQAIHVYGLAAKVKGATTMEEEAIRSRNQIKDKSGIDNPSFDEGKIFQMEKYTYRGDST
- the LOC124157779 gene encoding sodium-coupled monocarboxylate transporter 1-like isoform X1 gives rise to the protein MSSPPAGCIQGLAAISLDPVIPLNSEEDRGVLAAGMASEMLSASAFHNGPNHHRHFGWQDYTVFGGMLVVCSMIGIYHGINWRQVLAKWFGGFSAAPAKGAPPGTDAVEKGSAGGGQSSGEFLTGNGNMSTVPVALSMLASFLSSITLMGQPAEVYMFGTQMWMFGLAAFFVVPIAGYVFVPLFHKLKVTSAYEYFGLRFNRWVQLMASLLFSFQMVLYLALVLYAPALALHQVTGISTEVVVTVMYVVCIFYTTLGGMKAVVWTDTFQVAILYGSMIAVLVKGTIDLGGIATVWERNEASGRNIFFNWNPDPTDRYTIWSVVLGVGCLHIGTYGANQLQVQRYLSVATVAQARTMLWINAAGWTLVSLLTVYAGMLIYAAYYDCDPLLTKAIEKPDQLFPLFVMDSLGDFPGIPGLFVSGIFSAGLSTVSTGVNSLAAIWFSELTGGSAEANLSKGSQAGGVPKSALLNFRLSERASAITVKALALGFGLLSYAVVFLVPYMGGLVPVAISLSSFFTGSLLGVFILGMFVPAANSVGAAVGLLSGVSIVGWMTAGGQISIESGYHVYDTLPTNIDGCSAALNITVPTTAAYSGDAFPLYRVSYLWHSFLSTSITFGVGVLVSIFYKCMESDERSAEDSIPEDIPQIVKPSAPQKQAIHVYGLAAKVKGATTMEEEAIRSRNQIKDKSGIDNPSFDEGKIFQMEKYTYRGDST
- the LOC124157779 gene encoding sodium-coupled monocarboxylate transporter 1-like isoform X3, whose protein sequence is MLRNFLSSITLMGQPAEVYMFGTQMWMFGLAAFFVVPIAGYVFVPLFHKLKVTSAYEYFGLRFNRWVQLMASLLFSFQMVLYLALVLYAPALALHQVTGISTEVVVTVMYVVCIFYTTLGGMKAVVWTDTFQVAILYGSMIAVLVKGTIDLGGIATVWERNEASGRNIFFNWNPDPTDRYTIWSVVLGVGCLHIGTYGANQLQVQRYLSVATVAQARTMLWINAAGWTLVSLLTVYAGMLIYAAYYDCDPLLTKAIEKPDQLFPLFVMDSLGDFPGIPGLFVSGIFSAGLSTVSTGVNSLAAIWFSELTGGSAEANLSKGSQAGGVPKSALLNFRLSERASAITVKALALGFGLLSYAVVFLVPYMGGLVPVAISLSSFFTGSLLGVFILGMFVPAANSVGAAVGLLSGVSIVGWMTAGGQISIESGYHVYDTLPTNIDGCSAALNITVPTTAAYSGDAFPLYRVSYLWHSFLSTSITFGVGVLVSIFYKCMESDERSAEDSIPEDIPQIVKPSAPQKQAIHVYGLAAKVKGATTMEEEAIRSRNQIKDKSGIDNPSFDEGKIFQMEKYTYRGDST